From Arachis stenosperma cultivar V10309 chromosome 2, arast.V10309.gnm1.PFL2, whole genome shotgun sequence, one genomic window encodes:
- the LOC130960704 gene encoding uncharacterized protein LOC130960704 gives MDPPIRDSESNPKPLCENDDVVFIDTNLDTHLAVLVSDHDTVSDLKERILSGHQSCFPKLGQIQIHAMKVKRKEYFYHLSDSMFVKSAFYGFNKSWFLNVDVSPLSNCGQNDCSSDKKEEHDFVNASDKAVKDDNVVCEDEMSKSVSSAKEKQMSTRKEDDIVEYDASVFRPGNDTVQRKIEVMTDHSLNATNEVIIESEVLKEHQHNEFNDNNATIGIGTEPMKEASEPARATKTKKKSKRSLIHDADVMEKKGKKRSSNSHETRLTSFRKDAEAYPSNIRGGVEQNNTDANVSELNVTSKVAVSKVVMLGLSAVEKLEKKKTKTRKR, from the exons ATGGACCCTCCGATTCGTGACTCGGAGTCCAACCCTAAACCCCTCTGTGAAAACGATGACGTCGTCTTCATCGACACCAACCTCGACACTCACTTGGCCGTCCTCGTCTCCGATCACGATACCGTCTCCGACCTCAAAG AGCGAATTTTGTCAGGACACCAATCATGCTTTCCCAAACTTGGGCAGATACAGATTCATGCAATGAAG GTAAAGCGCAAAGAGTATTTTTATCACCTATCTGATTCCATGTTTGTAAAAAGTGCCTTCTATGGTTTCAACAAGAGCTGGTTTCTTAATGTGGATGTTTCTCCATTGAGCAATTGTGGTCAAAATGATTGTTCTTCTGATAAGAAAGAAGAACATGATTTTGTGAATGCATCTGATAAAGCTGTTAAGGATGATAACGTCGTTTGTGAAGATGAAATGTCAAAATCTGTGTCTAGTGCAAAGGAAAAACAGATGAGTACAAGGAAAGAAGATGATATTGTGGAATATGATGCTTCTGTTTTTAGGCCAGGTAATGATACCGTTCAAAGGAAGATTGAGGTTATGACAGACCATTCATTAAATGCAACTAACGAAGTCATCATTGAAAGTGAAGTTCTAAAGGAGCATCAGCACAATGAATTCAATGATAATAACGCGACAATTGGCATTGGTACCGAGCCAATGAAAGAGGCTTCTGAACCTGCACGTGCTACAAAAACGAAGAAGAAAAGTAAGAGATCTTTGATTCATGATGCTGATGTTATGgagaagaaagggaagaagagatCATCAAATTCTCATGAGACACGTTTGACTTCATTCAGGAAAGATGCAGAAGCATATCCTTCCAACATTCGAGGGGGTGTTGAACAGAATAATACAGATGCAAATGTCAGTGAATTAAATGTGACTTCAAAAGTTGCTGTTTCAAAAGTTGTTATGCTTGGACTCAGTGCAGTAGAaaaattagagaagaagaaaacaaagacaAGAAAAAGATAA